A single region of the Deinococcus fonticola genome encodes:
- a CDS encoding helix-turn-helix domain-containing protein, with amino-acid sequence MITETFKVKEGHLLTVHQVPALTDPATGEVAFSMGVVAALDVLKEKAAQQGLTEMQFDPALIPAQEAPDPVSRELRRAMLARGMTGAAIARALGVKPPLVSRWLSSSYHDHSMETIRRIAEVLDMEVEVKLKPKAS; translated from the coding sequence TTGATTACTGAAACCTTCAAAGTCAAAGAGGGCCACCTCCTGACCGTTCATCAGGTGCCCGCCCTCACCGACCCGGCAACGGGTGAAGTGGCCTTCTCGATGGGCGTCGTGGCCGCCCTGGACGTTCTCAAGGAAAAAGCGGCTCAGCAGGGTCTGACGGAAATGCAGTTCGACCCGGCCCTGATACCGGCTCAGGAAGCCCCCGACCCGGTCAGCCGGGAGCTTCGGCGGGCCATGCTGGCCCGGGGGATGACCGGGGCCGCTATAGCGCGCGCGTTAGGGGTCAAGCCTCCTCTGGTCTCGCGCTGGCTGAGCAGCAGCTACCACGACCACAGCATGGAAACCATTCGCCGCATCGCGGAGGTGCTTGACATGGAAGTGGAAGTGAAGCTCAAGCCCAAGGCTTCGTGA